The following proteins come from a genomic window of Trinickia caryophylli:
- a CDS encoding response regulator transcription factor, which yields MNRKQSSPAVKVFLVEDYVPIRERLAELIHTVEGARVVGVADEAEDALERIKASEPDIVIVDLQLRAGTSGMSVLKWLREHAPHVVAVVLSNIAYPQMRQACLDLGARLVLDKASEALHVRDAVAQIALARAGD from the coding sequence ATGAATCGCAAGCAGTCGAGTCCCGCCGTGAAGGTATTTCTGGTTGAAGATTACGTGCCGATTCGCGAGCGACTCGCGGAATTGATCCACACCGTCGAGGGCGCGCGCGTCGTAGGCGTTGCCGACGAAGCCGAAGACGCGCTCGAGCGCATCAAAGCAAGCGAACCCGACATCGTCATCGTCGATCTCCAATTGAGAGCCGGAACGAGCGGCATGTCAGTCCTCAAATGGCTGCGCGAGCACGCCCCCCACGTCGTGGCCGTCGTCCTCAGCAACATCGCCTATCCGCAGATGCGGCAGGCTTGTCTCGATCTGGGCGCGCGACTCGTGCTCGACAAGGCTTCCGAAGCGCTGCACGTGCGCGACGCCGTCGCACAGATCGCGCTGGCGCGGGCGGGCGACTGA
- a CDS encoding efflux transporter outer membrane subunit, with protein MNPFARASVVVRCVVSVAVLLSGGCAMGPDFRQPAAPDAQQYTRGAQPTATASAGGTNGTAQSFAVVPAAPYMWWTTFGCAPLDRLVDAALRNSPTLEAARARLRQAEENYRAEAGQVLLPAVDASLSATRKQVDLSSVGLPNVASPGPFTLYDASVSVSYALDLFGANRRALEATRAHVDYDGYELEAARLTLAGNVVSAAIRRASLQRQIRLTQEIERYEARRLEIMEGRMRAGGLAEFDVRAQRALLAQTRAALAPLETQHAQAEHRLAVLTGEAPSVAAFDDIALEAIRLPADLPLTLPSTLARERPDIRAAEALLHEASANVGVATANLYPQIVISAGAGSERRHIRNLLDSLNVWNVGASLTQPIFHGGALHAQRRAAMAAYDAALADYRETVLGALQQVADVLRALQHDAIALAERDRAARQQQGRADIAASRHAAGGISEAELIEAQRAALDTLLDRTKAEADRLSDTAALFQSLGGTPLDGAAPIARKRVR; from the coding sequence ATGAACCCGTTCGCTCGTGCCTCGGTCGTCGTTCGCTGCGTCGTGTCAGTCGCAGTGCTGTTGTCGGGCGGCTGCGCGATGGGGCCGGATTTCCGGCAGCCCGCCGCACCGGACGCGCAGCAGTACACGCGTGGCGCACAGCCTACCGCCACCGCTTCGGCCGGCGGCACGAACGGCACGGCGCAGTCGTTTGCAGTCGTGCCCGCTGCTCCCTACATGTGGTGGACCACGTTTGGTTGCGCGCCGCTCGACCGGCTCGTCGATGCGGCACTGCGCAACAGCCCCACGCTCGAGGCGGCGCGCGCGCGGCTCAGGCAGGCCGAGGAGAACTATCGTGCCGAGGCGGGGCAGGTGCTGCTGCCTGCGGTCGATGCGAGCCTGTCGGCCACGCGCAAGCAAGTCGACCTGTCTTCCGTGGGGTTGCCGAATGTGGCGAGCCCGGGGCCGTTCACGCTCTACGATGCATCGGTGAGCGTCAGCTATGCGCTCGATTTGTTTGGCGCGAATCGTCGCGCACTCGAGGCGACGCGTGCGCATGTGGACTATGACGGATACGAATTGGAGGCCGCCCGCCTGACGCTGGCGGGCAACGTCGTATCGGCGGCGATCAGGCGCGCGTCGTTGCAGCGCCAGATCCGTTTGACGCAAGAGATCGAGCGCTACGAGGCGCGGCGGCTCGAGATCATGGAGGGGCGCATGCGTGCGGGCGGCTTGGCGGAATTCGATGTGCGCGCGCAACGTGCGCTGCTTGCGCAGACGCGTGCGGCGCTGGCGCCGCTCGAAACGCAGCACGCGCAGGCCGAGCACCGGCTTGCGGTGCTGACCGGGGAGGCACCTTCAGTTGCGGCCTTTGACGACATCGCGCTCGAAGCTATTCGCTTGCCCGCCGATCTGCCGCTTACGTTGCCGTCGACGCTCGCTCGCGAGCGCCCCGATATCCGCGCGGCGGAGGCTCTGCTGCACGAGGCCAGCGCGAACGTTGGGGTGGCCACGGCCAACCTGTATCCGCAGATCGTCATTTCGGCCGGCGCAGGGAGCGAACGTCGGCATATTCGCAACCTGCTCGATAGCCTGAACGTGTGGAACGTCGGCGCAAGTCTCACCCAACCGATTTTTCACGGCGGAGCGTTGCACGCGCAACGAAGGGCTGCCATGGCGGCTTACGATGCCGCGCTGGCCGACTACCGCGAAACCGTGCTCGGCGCATTACAGCAGGTGGCCGACGTGCTGCGCGCGTTGCAGCACGATGCGATCGCGCTCGCCGAGCGCGATCGGGCGGCGAGGCAGCAGCAAGGTCGGGCTGATATCGCGGCGTCACGCCATGCGGCGGGCGGTATCAGCGAAGCCGAGCTGATCGAGGCGCAGCGCGCTGCGCTCGACACGTTGCTGGATCGGACCAAGGCCGAGGCCGATCGTCTTTCGGATACGGCGGCGCTTTTCCAATCGCTGGGTGGGACGCCTTTGGATGGCGCGGCGCCGATCGCGCGGAAACGGGTTCGTTGA
- a CDS encoding TetR/AcrR family transcriptional regulator, with protein sequence MKETLIAASRTRGRRRAPETDGREHLLDCATRLFAEKGIAATTMAQIADAGGVTSAMVHYYFRNRETLLDVIVEERIMQAIEFVWQIGSARAGADPITLAHALVDRLFDVTGRMPWLPSLWLREIVNEGGMLRERVLGRLPVERLQQFARQVKAGQKAGTVRGEIEPSLVFLSILALVMLPLATAKVWQGLPGMPEIDRETLHRHVAALLANGLHVSRGPRTAHAAARSRAAGTAGRRRS encoded by the coding sequence ATGAAAGAAACGCTGATCGCCGCGAGCAGAACGCGAGGCCGCCGGCGTGCCCCCGAAACCGATGGCCGCGAGCATCTGCTCGATTGCGCGACGCGGCTCTTCGCCGAGAAGGGCATCGCCGCGACCACGATGGCGCAGATCGCGGACGCGGGCGGTGTCACCTCGGCCATGGTGCATTACTACTTTCGCAACCGCGAAACCTTGCTCGATGTGATCGTCGAGGAGCGCATCATGCAGGCAATCGAGTTCGTCTGGCAGATCGGCTCGGCCCGAGCGGGCGCGGATCCGATCACGCTGGCTCACGCGCTCGTGGATCGGCTTTTCGACGTCACGGGACGCATGCCGTGGTTGCCGTCGTTATGGCTGCGAGAGATCGTCAACGAGGGCGGCATGCTGCGCGAGCGCGTGCTCGGACGTTTGCCCGTCGAGCGGCTCCAGCAATTTGCACGGCAGGTGAAAGCGGGGCAAAAGGCCGGCACCGTCCGCGGCGAGATCGAACCCTCGCTCGTTTTCCTGTCGATACTCGCGCTCGTCATGCTGCCGCTTGCTACCGCCAAGGTCTGGCAGGGCTTGCCGGGCATGCCCGAGATCGACCGCGAGACGCTCCATCGCCATGTCGCCGCGCTGCTGGCGAACGGCCTCCATGTGTCGCGCGGTCCTCGCACGGCACATGCGGCCGCGCGCTCCCGTGCCGCGGGCACCGCTGGCAGGAGGCGATCGTGA
- a CDS encoding MipA/OmpV family protein, translated as MSISTAAPRLLLVGTLSAMSALLAPVQVAAQTPSPLAQWQYSAGITLEQLFMPQLPTWRIRVGPSFSFQPRYDGASSYHVLFGPTIDIRYRDRFFLSTGEGLGVNVLTGPNWRAGVALSYDLGRRAADDSDHLHGMDNINPAPLIHLFGEYVWSKSFPLVLRADLRRAVGGDNGWVGDLGAYMPMPGSSEKFNWFAGPTITFADSNYMNHWFGVNAAQSARSGYRQYDPSAGVKSVGFGVAATWMPRKNWYVTGNAAYQQLVGSAADSPIVQRKGSGVFDLSVSYQF; from the coding sequence ATGTCGATTTCCACTGCGGCACCGCGTCTTCTTCTCGTCGGCACCCTGAGCGCAATGAGCGCCCTGCTCGCCCCCGTTCAAGTGGCCGCCCAAACACCATCGCCGCTCGCGCAATGGCAATACTCGGCGGGTATCACGCTCGAGCAGCTGTTCATGCCGCAATTGCCTACCTGGCGCATCCGCGTCGGGCCGTCGTTCAGCTTTCAGCCACGCTACGACGGTGCAAGCAGCTATCACGTGCTCTTTGGCCCGACCATCGATATCCGCTACCGCGACCGGTTTTTCCTGTCGACGGGGGAGGGCTTGGGCGTGAACGTGCTGACCGGGCCGAACTGGCGAGCGGGCGTTGCCCTGTCGTACGATCTCGGGCGCCGTGCGGCAGACGATTCCGATCACTTGCACGGCATGGACAACATCAATCCCGCCCCGCTGATTCACCTGTTCGGCGAGTATGTGTGGTCAAAATCCTTTCCGCTCGTATTACGCGCAGATCTGCGCCGCGCGGTGGGCGGCGACAACGGGTGGGTGGGAGACCTCGGCGCCTACATGCCGATGCCGGGGAGCAGCGAGAAATTCAATTGGTTCGCCGGGCCGACGATCACGTTCGCCGATTCCAATTACATGAATCACTGGTTCGGCGTGAACGCCGCCCAGTCCGCTCGCAGTGGCTACCGGCAGTACGACCCCTCGGCCGGCGTCAAATCGGTCGGCTTCGGCGTTGCCGCCACATGGATGCCGCGCAAGAACTGGTACGTTACCGGCAACGCGGCCTATCAACAGCTCGTCGGCTCAGCCGCCGATAGCCCCATCGTCCAGCGCAAAGGGTCGGGCGTCTTCGATTTGTCGGTCAGCTATCAGTTTTGA
- a CDS encoding ABC transporter ATP-binding protein, whose amino-acid sequence MSGNDYVGEYAIDVRKLNKRFGSKHVVKDVSLQVRRGEIFGFLGPNGSGKTTSIRMMCGLLTPDSGSGTCLGYDILRESVEIKRHVGYMTQRFSYWEDLSIRENLDFVARVYQMPDRKLAVQHALESLGLVDRSEQLAGALSGGWKQRLALAACMLHEPRLLLLDEPTAGVDPNARREFWEELHRLAAKGISVLVSTHYMDEAERCHKLAYIADGVLLAQGSASEVVDSQHLSTWSIEGPELSALAQRLATMQGVDQTVVFGASLHVSGSDATTLSATLAQLEADRRLHIAAIPTGLEDVFIYLMNRSDADKPPGASR is encoded by the coding sequence ATGAGCGGCAACGATTACGTGGGCGAATACGCGATCGACGTGCGCAAGCTCAACAAGCGCTTCGGCAGCAAGCATGTGGTCAAGGACGTCTCGCTGCAGGTGCGGCGTGGCGAGATCTTCGGTTTTCTCGGGCCGAACGGCAGCGGCAAGACCACGTCGATCCGGATGATGTGCGGCCTGTTGACGCCCGACTCGGGTAGCGGCACCTGCCTTGGCTACGACATCTTGCGCGAGAGCGTCGAAATCAAGCGCCACGTTGGCTATATGACGCAACGCTTTTCGTATTGGGAAGACCTCTCGATCCGAGAAAACCTCGATTTCGTCGCGCGCGTCTATCAGATGCCGGATCGCAAGTTGGCGGTGCAGCACGCACTCGAATCGCTCGGGCTCGTGGATCGGTCGGAGCAGCTCGCGGGTGCGCTGTCGGGCGGATGGAAGCAGCGGCTTGCGTTGGCTGCCTGCATGCTGCATGAGCCAAGGCTGCTGCTGCTCGACGAGCCGACGGCAGGCGTCGATCCGAATGCTCGCCGAGAGTTCTGGGAGGAACTGCACCGGCTCGCGGCGAAGGGAATATCGGTGCTCGTGAGCACGCACTACATGGATGAAGCCGAGCGTTGCCACAAGCTCGCCTACATTGCGGACGGCGTGCTGCTCGCACAAGGGAGCGCGAGCGAAGTGGTCGACTCGCAGCACCTCTCGACATGGTCGATCGAAGGCCCTGAACTTTCCGCGCTCGCGCAGCGGCTCGCGACGATGCAAGGCGTCGATCAGACGGTCGTATTCGGAGCGTCGCTGCATGTGAGCGGTAGCGATGCCACCACGCTTTCGGCCACGCTGGCGCAGCTCGAGGCCGACAGGCGGCTGCATATCGCCGCTATCCCGACCGGGCTCGAAGACGTCTTCATCTACTTGATGAATCGATCGGACGCGGACAAGCCGCCCGGAGCAAGCCGATGA
- the ftsH gene encoding ATP-dependent zinc metalloprotease FtsH — protein MERKNDLLSTIVTIGFLALIAFQLLTLHAPAHQIDYSDFRRLLAAKQVDNLEVSPTQISGVVRMPGAAPLLSASDAAAFKDEGAPWRFSTTRVADDRLADALAQADVRYRGTTDNSWVATVLSWVVPVLAFVVLWSFLMRRGAGGGAMQDFMGVGKSKARVYVQKETGVTFDDIAGIDEAKAELRQIVEFLRNAERYRRLGGKIPKGVLIVGAPGTGKTLLAKAVAGEASVPFFSISGSAFVEMFVGVGAARVRDLFEQAQQKAPCIVFIDELDALGKVRGAGVTSGNDEREQTLNQLLVEMDGFQANSGVIIMAATNRPEILDPALLRPGRFDRHIAIDRPDVVGRRQILAVHAKNVKLAADVDLSELAARTPGFVGADLANVVNEAALHAAELEKAAVEMADFDEAIDRAMAGMERKSRVMNAQEKLIIAYHEAGHALVAQSREHSDPVKKVSIIPRGVAALGYTQQVPTEDRYVLRKSELLDRLDVLLGGRVAEEIVFGDVSTGAENDLDRATAMARHMVERCGMSERLGLATVNSMGAALANAADGTRYSESTAQLIDEEVRRILGEAHERVMQTLVERRAPLERIALQLLEHEVLDHDTLMRLIAGNSDASAANEAPGDLPEHATSDTGDA, from the coding sequence ATGGAACGCAAGAACGACCTGCTCAGCACGATCGTCACGATCGGCTTCCTTGCGCTGATCGCGTTTCAGCTGTTGACGCTGCACGCGCCCGCGCACCAGATCGACTACAGCGATTTCCGCCGCCTGCTCGCCGCGAAGCAGGTCGACAATCTGGAAGTCTCCCCGACGCAGATCTCCGGCGTCGTTCGCATGCCGGGAGCCGCACCGCTGCTCTCGGCCTCGGATGCGGCGGCCTTCAAGGACGAAGGGGCGCCGTGGCGCTTTTCGACGACACGCGTGGCGGATGACCGGCTTGCCGACGCGCTCGCACAAGCCGATGTCCGCTATCGCGGCACGACCGACAACAGCTGGGTGGCCACGGTGCTCTCGTGGGTGGTGCCCGTGCTCGCGTTCGTCGTGCTATGGAGCTTTCTCATGCGGCGCGGCGCGGGTGGCGGCGCGATGCAGGACTTCATGGGCGTAGGCAAGAGCAAGGCGCGCGTCTATGTGCAAAAGGAAACGGGTGTCACGTTCGACGACATCGCCGGCATCGACGAGGCGAAAGCCGAGTTGCGCCAGATCGTCGAATTTCTGCGAAACGCCGAGCGCTATCGGCGTCTCGGCGGCAAGATTCCGAAGGGCGTGCTGATCGTAGGCGCGCCGGGCACGGGCAAGACGCTGCTCGCGAAGGCCGTGGCCGGCGAGGCCTCCGTGCCGTTCTTTTCGATCAGCGGCTCCGCGTTCGTCGAGATGTTCGTCGGCGTGGGCGCGGCGCGCGTGCGCGACCTGTTCGAGCAGGCCCAGCAAAAGGCGCCTTGCATCGTGTTCATCGACGAGCTCGATGCGCTCGGCAAGGTGAGGGGCGCCGGCGTCACCTCGGGCAACGACGAGCGCGAGCAGACGCTCAACCAGCTGCTCGTGGAAATGGACGGCTTTCAGGCGAATTCGGGGGTCATCATCATGGCGGCCACGAACCGCCCGGAAATTCTCGACCCCGCGTTGCTGCGTCCCGGGCGCTTCGATCGGCATATTGCAATCGACCGGCCCGACGTCGTCGGGCGCCGGCAGATCCTTGCCGTGCACGCGAAGAACGTGAAACTTGCCGCCGACGTCGATTTGAGCGAACTCGCCGCGCGCACCCCCGGTTTCGTCGGGGCCGACCTGGCCAACGTGGTGAACGAGGCGGCACTGCACGCGGCGGAGCTCGAAAAAGCGGCTGTGGAGATGGCCGATTTCGACGAGGCGATCGATCGCGCCATGGCGGGCATGGAGCGCAAGAGCCGCGTCATGAATGCGCAGGAAAAACTGATCATCGCCTATCACGAGGCGGGGCACGCGCTCGTGGCGCAAAGCCGCGAGCATAGCGATCCGGTCAAGAAAGTCTCGATCATTCCACGCGGCGTGGCCGCGCTCGGTTATACGCAGCAGGTACCCACCGAAGACCGTTACGTGCTGCGCAAGAGCGAATTGCTCGATCGGCTGGACGTGCTGCTGGGCGGGCGCGTGGCCGAGGAAATCGTGTTTGGCGACGTTTCGACGGGAGCGGAGAACGACCTCGACCGCGCCACCGCGATGGCACGACACATGGTCGAGCGGTGCGGCATGAGCGAGCGCCTTGGGCTCGCTACCGTCAACTCGATGGGTGCGGCTCTTGCCAACGCGGCCGACGGCACACGCTATAGCGAAAGCACGGCACAGCTCATCGACGAGGAAGTGCGGCGCATCCTGGGCGAAGCGCATGAGCGCGTCATGCAGACGCTCGTCGAGCGGCGCGCGCCGCTCGAGCGCATCGCGCTGCAGCTGCTCGAACACGAAGTGCTCGACCATGACACGCTCATGCGGCTCATCGCCGGCAATAGCGACGCGAGCGCTGCGAACGAAGCGCCGGGCGACTTGCCCGAACACGCGACGTCCGATACGGGCGACGCTTGA
- a CDS encoding CBS domain-containing protein — MKVEEFRSGGTVHIPMTCTLQEAARQMRDQHVGALIVTDDGQGEGVVGIVTDRDIVIHAVVRDTAPRDVLVGDIMTAGVLSVDEKADIADALQAMASHGLRRLAVTSADGAVVGVLSLDDVLDALGREWAMLASVLRGERSRERTASVQSPLPSL; from the coding sequence ATGAAAGTCGAGGAATTCCGTAGCGGCGGTACGGTTCACATCCCCATGACCTGTACGCTGCAGGAGGCAGCCAGGCAGATGCGCGACCAGCACGTCGGCGCCTTGATCGTTACGGACGACGGGCAAGGCGAGGGAGTCGTCGGTATCGTGACCGACCGGGACATTGTGATCCACGCCGTTGTGCGGGACACCGCACCGCGCGACGTGCTCGTCGGCGACATCATGACGGCCGGCGTGTTGTCGGTAGACGAAAAGGCCGACATAGCAGATGCGTTGCAGGCGATGGCGAGTCACGGTTTGCGGCGGCTTGCGGTAACGAGCGCGGATGGCGCGGTCGTGGGCGTGCTTTCGCTCGATGACGTGCTCGATGCGCTCGGGCGCGAATGGGCCATGCTCGCGAGCGTTTTGCGCGGCGAGCGCAGTCGCGAGCGCACGGCGAGTGTTCAGTCGCCGTTGCCGTCGCTGTAA
- a CDS encoding sigma-54 dependent transcriptional regulator, with amino-acid sequence MPKEGRLTTRSLLYVSDEPDRSLLDYLGHGGWQIDTVGCGARRPRKTRRGGAAVGLVDLAHAKGEDLQALEAFVRASNANWVAAVSRGSASHDPVRRFIRAHCFDYVTLPAEPARIAAVLGHALGMSELLDVTDCGGAEPPAPEDARIVGQCDAMLRLFGLVRKVARTDAPVFISGASGTGKELTAQAIHEQSARSSAPFVPINCGAIPHHLLQSELFGSERGAFTGATERRIGRIESADGGTLFLDEIGDLPLESQASLLRFLQEGSIERLGGHVSIRVDARIVSATHVDLEAAVVEGRFRADLYHRLCVLRVDEPPLRERGKDIDLLAHHILQTFRAEGGRPIRGFAPCALDAIHAYAWPGNVRELINRVRRAIVMSDRRLLTAEDLGLAKLSSGPAMTLAEAREAAEKAAIERALLRHLDRINDVAAELGVSRSTLYRLMVRYGLREAAVDERPATDGQAQLPLPME; translated from the coding sequence GTGCCGAAGGAAGGACGGCTCACGACTCGTAGTCTGCTGTATGTCAGCGACGAGCCAGATCGATCGCTCCTTGACTACCTCGGGCATGGCGGCTGGCAAATCGATACTGTCGGATGCGGGGCTCGACGCCCGCGCAAGACGAGACGTGGCGGCGCTGCGGTCGGGCTGGTCGATCTCGCGCACGCGAAGGGGGAGGATCTGCAGGCACTGGAAGCATTCGTGCGCGCCTCGAACGCGAATTGGGTGGCCGCCGTTTCGCGCGGCAGTGCCAGCCATGACCCGGTGCGTCGTTTCATACGGGCGCATTGCTTCGACTATGTGACGCTGCCGGCGGAGCCGGCCCGGATAGCGGCCGTTCTTGGGCACGCGCTGGGGATGTCGGAGCTTCTGGACGTTACCGACTGTGGCGGAGCGGAGCCGCCCGCGCCGGAAGACGCGCGCATCGTTGGGCAGTGCGACGCGATGCTCCGGTTGTTCGGCCTCGTGCGCAAGGTGGCGCGAACCGACGCGCCGGTCTTCATTTCCGGCGCGTCGGGCACCGGCAAGGAACTCACGGCGCAGGCGATCCACGAGCAGTCCGCCAGAAGTAGCGCGCCTTTCGTTCCGATCAACTGCGGCGCGATCCCGCATCATCTTCTGCAGTCCGAACTATTCGGCTCCGAGCGCGGTGCGTTCACGGGCGCGACCGAACGCAGGATCGGGCGCATCGAATCGGCCGACGGCGGCACGCTGTTTCTCGACGAGATCGGCGATCTGCCGCTCGAAAGCCAGGCGAGCCTGCTGCGCTTTCTGCAGGAGGGATCCATCGAACGGCTCGGCGGGCACGTCTCGATACGGGTCGACGCACGGATCGTCTCGGCCACTCACGTCGATCTCGAAGCAGCGGTTGTGGAGGGCCGGTTTCGCGCGGACCTCTATCATCGCCTGTGCGTGCTGCGCGTAGACGAGCCGCCGCTGCGCGAACGCGGAAAGGACATCGACCTGCTCGCGCATCATATCCTTCAGACCTTCAGGGCCGAAGGCGGCCGGCCCATTCGCGGGTTTGCCCCGTGCGCGCTCGACGCCATACATGCCTATGCGTGGCCTGGCAACGTGCGGGAGTTGATCAACCGGGTACGGCGGGCGATCGTCATGTCGGACAGGAGACTGCTGACGGCCGAAGATCTGGGCTTGGCAAAGCTATCCTCGGGGCCGGCGATGACCCTCGCCGAGGCGCGCGAGGCGGCCGAAAAGGCCGCCATCGAGAGGGCCCTGCTGCGGCATCTGGATCGTATCAACGACGTGGCGGCGGAACTCGGCGTTTCGCGCTCCACGCTCTACCGGCTGATGGTGCGGTATGGACTTCGGGAGGCCGCCGTGGACGAGCGCCCGGCGACGGACGGCCAGGCGCAACTGCCGTTGCCGATGGAGTGA
- a CDS encoding HlyD family secretion protein: MVFALAAGGCDRTRTDSWQGYAEGEFVYLSSSQSGALTALAVRRGQTVAAGAPLFSLEAVYETAALAQARHQLAAARAQLADALTGKRPPEVNVSRAQLAQAAANARKAALQLARDEAQYRAGGISKGQLDDSRGQADAAAAQVRELTNQVAVAQLPARSQQIAAQRAQMDAAQAALAEAQWKLDEKRVAAPQAGVIYDTLYRIGEWVQAGSPVVQMLPPQNIKVRFFVPETVVGRLKTGARVLVHCDGCAADIAGVVTYVSSEAEYTPPVIYSNESRSKLVFMVEAHPSAADAPKLHPGQPVEVRLP; this comes from the coding sequence ATGGTGTTCGCGCTCGCGGCGGGCGGCTGCGACCGCACGCGCACCGATAGCTGGCAGGGCTACGCCGAGGGGGAGTTCGTTTATTTGTCGTCGTCACAATCGGGCGCGTTGACCGCGCTCGCGGTGAGGCGCGGGCAAACGGTCGCTGCGGGCGCGCCGCTTTTCTCGCTCGAGGCGGTGTACGAAACGGCTGCGCTGGCCCAGGCGCGGCATCAGCTCGCGGCGGCGCGCGCGCAACTGGCCGATGCGCTGACGGGTAAGCGGCCTCCGGAGGTGAACGTAAGCAGGGCGCAGCTTGCACAGGCCGCGGCCAATGCCCGCAAGGCCGCGCTGCAGCTCGCACGCGACGAGGCACAGTACCGCGCGGGCGGTATCTCGAAGGGGCAACTCGACGATTCGCGCGGGCAAGCCGATGCAGCGGCGGCACAGGTGCGTGAGCTGACGAATCAGGTGGCCGTTGCGCAATTGCCGGCACGCTCGCAGCAGATTGCCGCGCAACGAGCCCAGATGGACGCGGCGCAGGCCGCGCTGGCCGAAGCGCAGTGGAAGCTCGACGAAAAGCGCGTGGCGGCTCCGCAGGCCGGCGTGATCTACGACACGCTTTATCGCATCGGCGAATGGGTGCAGGCCGGCAGCCCTGTCGTGCAGATGCTGCCGCCGCAAAATATCAAGGTTCGCTTCTTCGTGCCCGAAACGGTGGTCGGCCGATTGAAGACGGGTGCCCGCGTGCTCGTGCACTGCGATGGCTGTGCAGCCGATATCGCGGGCGTGGTGACCTACGTGTCGAGCGAGGCCGAATACACGCCGCCCGTCATCTACAGCAACGAAAGCCGTTCGAAGCTCGTCTTCATGGTGGAAGCGCATCCGTCCGCTGCCGATGCGCCGAAGCTGCACCCAGGTCAGCCCGTCGAGGTGCGGTTGCCATGA
- a CDS encoding ABC transporter permease — MSIAGHFSPARWWGIVRKEFLQLRRDRLTFAMIVGIPVIQLALFGFAINTDPKHLPTAIVVSDQSPFARSVVAALGNSAYFDIVESLPDEASGRRALARGEVQFVLSVPVDFSRRLLRGERPPLLVEADATDPVATSSALQALAGLVQPVADKDLTGALAHLKGRSAPFDIQVHRLYNPEGITQYNVVPGLIGVILTMTMVMMTGLAITRERERGTMENLLATPVQPLEVITGKIVPYVFIGLIQVSIILLAARFVFHVPFAGSLLALYVAALLFIAANLTVGIMLSSLAQNQLQGMQLTFFYFLPSILLSGFLFPFAGMPMWARAIGNLLPLTYFTRLVRGILLKGVGWTEMWPSVWPLVLFTLVVVAIALRFYRRTLD, encoded by the coding sequence ATGAGCATCGCCGGACATTTCTCGCCCGCTCGATGGTGGGGCATTGTGCGCAAGGAATTTCTGCAATTGCGGCGCGATCGCCTGACGTTCGCGATGATCGTGGGCATTCCCGTCATTCAATTGGCGCTTTTCGGTTTTGCGATCAATACGGACCCCAAGCATTTGCCGACCGCGATCGTCGTATCGGATCAAAGCCCGTTCGCGCGCAGCGTCGTTGCCGCACTTGGGAACTCGGCGTACTTCGATATCGTCGAGAGCCTGCCGGACGAGGCGTCCGGACGCCGGGCGCTGGCGCGCGGGGAGGTGCAGTTCGTGCTGAGTGTGCCGGTCGATTTCTCCCGGCGGCTTTTGCGCGGGGAGCGCCCGCCGCTGCTGGTCGAAGCCGATGCGACCGACCCTGTGGCGACGAGCTCCGCGCTGCAAGCGCTTGCCGGACTGGTCCAGCCCGTTGCCGACAAAGACCTGACCGGCGCGCTCGCGCATTTGAAGGGACGTTCCGCGCCGTTCGATATTCAGGTGCATCGCCTCTACAACCCCGAGGGCATTACGCAATATAACGTCGTGCCGGGCCTTATCGGCGTCATTCTCACCATGACGATGGTGATGATGACAGGGCTTGCAATCACGCGCGAGCGCGAGCGCGGAACGATGGAGAACCTGCTTGCCACTCCCGTGCAGCCGCTGGAGGTCATCACGGGAAAGATCGTGCCCTACGTTTTCATCGGGCTCATACAAGTCTCGATCATCCTCCTCGCGGCGCGCTTCGTATTTCATGTGCCGTTCGCTGGAAGCCTGCTCGCGCTGTACGTTGCGGCGCTGCTGTTCATCGCGGCAAATCTGACCGTCGGCATCATGCTTTCCTCGCTCGCACAGAATCAGTTGCAGGGCATGCAACTGACGTTCTTCTATTTCCTGCCGAGCATTCTGCTTTCCGGATTTCTTTTCCCGTTCGCCGGTATGCCGATGTGGGCGCGGGCTATCGGCAATCTGTTACCGCTCACTTATTTCACGCGGCTCGTGCGTGGCATTTTGCTCAAGGGCGTGGGCTGGACCGAGATGTGGCCATCGGTGTGGCCGCTCGTATTGTTCACCCTGGTGGTCGTCGCCATTGCACTGCGCTTTTACCGGCGCACGCTCGATTAG